Proteins from one Rosa chinensis cultivar Old Blush chromosome 7, RchiOBHm-V2, whole genome shotgun sequence genomic window:
- the LOC112175855 gene encoding receptor-like protein kinase FERONIA, which yields MKPTLAPLHVFLFQHIIRLIMATESLPIYSPAFSMTISCGSSTEVEIDPDGRHWVGDVSSKFSPREVGEPGYTSEATKAPPQSSSTSRVPYNTARISRFEFTYRFPIAPGQMLFVRLHFYPASYPNFTHSEAHFFVTVGRYILLKDFNASLFADTEGVETIYKEFCVYNDADDTLDFTFSPSRTSSNSYAFINGIEIVSMPPNLYYNTSESHRLNYEGNKVSYHIENSTALEMVYRINIGGKRLSSMEDTGMYRSWDGNDDMYLDDLSRRFSVIPANTSIQLKFGSIPEYTAPDEVYRTGRSMGMNKTINNKSYNLTWEFPVDSRISYMVRLHFCEFEPEIANNGDRMFQLYIANQTAEKEADIVMWSGGNGIPTYRDYFVFMSDSGGRRKVNLSVSLQANWQTTYPDAILNGLEIFKLFDSNGNNIDLNLDPRPEGTPPPQAQARKIPNKSTPVIAIIAGVLSSMLVFFVLGFLVIKRRWKANDSSSRDRATQSTMNLGSPLPSYFCRYFSLAEIKAATKNFNDTFIIGAGGFGNVYKGCIDGGATPVAIKRLKPESSQGAHEFKTEIEMLSQLRHRHLVSLIGYCAEKGEMILVYDYMACGTLRDHLYHTNNPPLPWEQRLQICIGTARGLQYLHSGAKGTIIHRDVKSTNILLDDKWVAKVSDFGLSKGTNTMSKTHISTVVKGSFGYLDPEYYRRQRLTEKSDVYSLGVLLFEVLCARPAVIQTEELKQVSLAEWAKSCHQNGEIDQIIDPSLRGKIAAECLNKFTEIAISCMHDNGTERPSMTDVVRGLELALQLQQSAEGNINCTEMNVETETSSSEQSCATKDSIKCISATIFSEINNPSGR from the coding sequence ATGAAACCAACTCTCGCTCCTCTCCACGTTTTCCTTTTCCAGCATATCATCCGGCTGATCATGGCCACAGAGTCGCTACCTATATACTCTCCGGCCTTTTCTATGACCATTAGCTGTGGCTCCTCAACAGAAGTAGAAATCGATCCTGACGGGCGACATTGGGTTGGAGATGTCAGCTCAAAATTTTCCCCCAGAGAAGTAGGAGAACCTGGTTACACATCTGAAGCTACAAAAGCACCACCTCAGTCGTCCTCCACCAGCCGAGTGCCATACAACACAGCCCGCATTTCTCGCTTCGAATTTACTTATAGATTTCCCATTGCTCCAGGCCAAATGTTATTCGTTCGCTTACATTTCTATCCTGCTTCCTACCCCAACTTCACCCACTCTGAAGCTCACTTCTTTGTCACAGTGGGTCGCTATATCCTTCTCAAAGACTTCAATGCTTCTCTTTTTGCAGATACTGAGGGAGTGGAGACGATATACAAGGAATTCTGTGTGTATAATGACGCAGATGATACTCTAGATTTCACATTTAGTCCCAGCAGGACAAGCTCCAATTCATATGCCtttatcaatggaattgaaaTTGTGTCTATGCCACCTAACCTTTACTACAATACATCTGAGAGTCATAGGCTTAATTATGAGGGAAACAAAGTAAGTTATCACATTGAAAACAGCACAGCTCTTGAGATGGTCTACCGTATCAACATTGGTGGAAAGAGACTCTCATCCATGGAAGACACTGGCATGTACCGCAGTTGGGATGGTAATGATGACATGTACTTGGATGATTTAAGTAGAAGATTCAGCGTTATACCAGCAAACACGAGTATTCAACTCAAGTTTGGAAGCATACCTGAATACACTGCGCCGGATGAGGTTTACCGCACTGGCCGTTCAATGGGGATGAACAAAACCATCAACAACAAGAGCTACAATCTCACCTGGGAATTTCCTGTAGATTCACGAATTTCTTACATGGTTAGGCTCCATTTTTGTGAGTTTGAACCTGAGATTGCCAACAACGGAGACCGAATGTTTCAACTTTACATTGCAAATCAAACTGCTGAAAAAGAAGCGGACATAGTCATGTGGAGTGGTGGAAATGGGATTCCAACGTACAGAGACTATTTCGTGTTCATGTCTGACTCTGGAGGCCGGAGGAAAGTAAATCTTTCTGTCTCATTGCAAGCGAATTGGCAGACTACGTATCCTGATGCGATCTTGAATGGGCTCGAAATCTTCAAACTATTTGACTCTAACGGCAATAATATTGATCTGAATCTAGACCCACGACCAGAGGggacaccaccaccacaagCGCAAGCGCGCAAAATTCCAAACAAGTCGACTCCGGTGATTGCCATCATTGCAGGTGTACTTTCCAGCATGCTTGTGTTCTTTGTCCTCGGATTTTTGGTCATCAAGCGAAGATGGAAAGCCAACGACTCCAGCTCCAGAGACAGGGCGACACAGTCTACCATGAACCTTGGATCACCATTACCATCTTATTTTTGTCGTTACTTTTCACTGGCAGAGATCAAGGCTGCCACCAAAAACTTCAATGATACCTTCATTATTGGAGCGGGAGGATTTGGCAACGTCTACAAAGGATGCATTGATGGTGGAGCCACTCCAGTCGCAATTAAAAGACTAAAACCAGAGTCATCCCAGGGTGCCCACGAGTTTAAGACGGAAATTGAGATGCTCTCCCAACTTCGTCATCGCCATTTGGTTTCGCTCATTGGATATTGTGCTGAGAAAGGTGAGATGATCTTAGTGTATGATTACATGGCCTGTGGAACCCTTCGCGACCATCTCTACCACACCAATAACCCACCTCTTCCTTGGGAGCAACGGCTTCAGATTTGTATTGGAACAGCCCGTGGGTTGCAATACCTCCACAGTGGCGCGAAGGGCACCATCATACACCGTGATGTGAAAAGCACAAACATCTTATTGGATGACAAATGGGTGGCCAAAGTTTCAGATTTTGGGTTGTCCAAGGGCACGAATACCATGTCCAAAACCCACATCAGCACGGTGGTGAAAGGCAGTTTTGGGTACCTGGACCCGGAATACTACCGCCGACAACGTTTGACTGAGAAGTCAGACGTGTACTCACTTGGGGTACTGTTGTTTGAGGTGTTGTGTGCAAGGCCAGCAGTGATTCAGACAGAAGAGCTGAAGCAAGTGAGCCTGGCTGAGTGGGCCAAGAGCTGTCATCAGAATGGGGAAATTGATCAAATCATTGATCCAAGTTTGAGAGGTAAGATCGCAGCCGAGTGCCTGAATAAGTTCACCGAGATAGCTATCAGTTGCATGCATGACAATGGAACAGAACGGCCGTCCATGACAGATGTCGTTAGGGGCCTTGAACTTGCATTGCAGCTTCAGCAGAGTGCAGAAGGGAATATCAACTGCACTGAAATGAATGTTGAAACtgaaacaagcagcagtgagcAAAGTTGTGCCACCAAAGATTCCATTAAATGTATATCTGCAACAATCTTCTCTGAGATCAACAACCCGAGTGGGAGATGA